The Desulfovibrio desulfuricans DSM 642 genome includes a window with the following:
- a CDS encoding dicarboxylate/amino acid:cation symporter: MTKTSKKRPIPLPIQMVLGLVLGIVFGFIAPHFSQALAPVGTAFVQAIKMIVVPLVFTAITLGIYQMGNSAKQLGKVSVISLLYFFIATVVAIIIGLALNGMFHPGVGVNLSHTAELPKNINTTVNWTKFFLDMIPSNVFAAMSGTNLLPVLVFAVLLGLALASTGSRAKPLVDVLDALMGAVFKLTGWIIALSPIAIFAIIAWLFSTQGMHTILALLKLVLVMYLGLGVLLVLFAILMLCIGEHPLKTAKAVSEPVILAFATRSSEATLPLHMEKLVEMGVPKAVASVVLPLGYAFNRDGSIMYFALAVGFLADAYNIPLDPSTLLSIIVVTTLASKGSANVPSGGLVAIAMVLTTIGIPVEALAIIAGVDAFLDMGRTAVNVVSNTVAVKLVMRWAGIAYEPTEETAEV; this comes from the coding sequence ATGACAAAAACCAGCAAAAAGCGGCCCATTCCGCTGCCAATTCAGATGGTGCTCGGCCTTGTTCTGGGCATTGTGTTCGGCTTTATTGCGCCGCACTTTTCCCAGGCTCTGGCCCCGGTGGGTACGGCCTTTGTGCAGGCCATCAAGATGATCGTGGTGCCGCTGGTGTTCACGGCCATCACCCTTGGCATCTACCAGATGGGCAACAGCGCCAAGCAGTTGGGCAAGGTTTCCGTTATCAGCCTGCTCTATTTTTTTATTGCCACGGTGGTGGCGATCATCATTGGCCTTGCCCTCAACGGCATGTTCCACCCCGGCGTGGGCGTCAATCTGTCGCACACCGCAGAACTGCCCAAGAACATCAATACCACGGTCAACTGGACAAAGTTTTTCCTCGACATGATCCCCTCCAACGTGTTCGCGGCCATGTCGGGCACCAACCTCCTGCCCGTGCTGGTGTTTGCTGTGCTGCTGGGTCTTGCTCTGGCCTCCACCGGCAGCAGGGCAAAGCCTCTCGTTGACGTGCTGGACGCTCTGATGGGCGCTGTTTTCAAGCTCACGGGCTGGATCATCGCCCTGTCGCCCATTGCCATCTTCGCCATCATTGCCTGGCTGTTTTCCACGCAGGGCATGCACACCATTTTGGCCCTGCTCAAGCTGGTCCTGGTCATGTATCTGGGGCTTGGCGTGCTGCTGGTGCTGTTTGCCATTTTGATGCTCTGCATCGGCGAGCACCCCCTCAAGACCGCCAAGGCCGTGAGCGAGCCTGTGATTCTGGCCTTTGCCACGCGCTCGTCAGAGGCGACACTGCCCCTGCACATGGAAAAACTGGTGGAAATGGGCGTTCCCAAGGCCGTAGCCTCTGTGGTGCTGCCTCTGGGCTATGCCTTCAACCGCGACGGCTCCATCATGTATTTTGCGCTGGCCGTGGGCTTTCTGGCGGATGCCTATAACATTCCGCTGGATCCCAGCACCCTGCTTTCCATCATCGTGGTGACCACGCTTGCCAGCAAGGGCAGCGCCAACGTGCCCTCAGGCGGCCTTGTGGCCATTGCCATGGTGCTGACCACCATTGGCATTCCTGTGGAGGCTCTGGCCATCATCGCGGGGGTGGACGCTTTTCTGGACATGGGCCGTACAGCCGTCAACGTGGTCAGCAACACCGTCGCGGTGAAGCTTGTCATGCGCTGGGCGGGCATTGCCTATGAACCGACGGAAGAAACCGCCGAAGTCTAA
- a CDS encoding GntR family transcriptional regulator: MKQTNTKASSTAYEAIRSMIAQGQLSPGEELSERSLAESLQLGRTPVREAIKDLCREGVLMSVPLRGTFVQRLSVEDLKEIHEVRLALEGMAAKLAAEKGGSPELRACLAELQALPNGPELDTFEAQRIGWDFHKAIFQAAGNTRLAKLYADVRVQNSLAMQRVKNYDAERTRVVIKEHIAIGNAILDRNQTLAHQLVWDHLQKAMETKLRSLLAVLD; encoded by the coding sequence ATGAAGCAGACAAACACCAAGGCATCTTCCACAGCGTATGAGGCCATCCGTTCCATGATCGCGCAAGGGCAGCTCAGCCCCGGCGAAGAACTGTCGGAACGCAGCCTGGCTGAAAGCCTGCAACTTGGGCGCACGCCAGTGCGCGAGGCCATCAAGGATCTGTGCAGGGAGGGCGTTCTCATGAGCGTGCCCCTGCGGGGCACCTTTGTGCAGCGCCTGTCTGTGGAAGACCTGAAAGAAATTCACGAGGTGCGTCTGGCGCTCGAAGGCATGGCCGCCAAGCTGGCGGCAGAAAAAGGCGGCAGCCCTGAGCTGCGGGCCTGTCTTGCCGAACTTCAGGCCCTGCCCAACGGGCCGGAGCTTGATACCTTTGAAGCGCAGCGCATCGGCTGGGATTTCCACAAAGCCATATTTCAGGCCGCTGGCAACACGCGGCTGGCAAAACTCTATGCAGACGTGCGCGTGCAGAACTCCTTGGCCATGCAGCGCGTCAAAAATTACGATGCAGAACGGACACGCGTGGTGATCAAGGAACATATCGCCATTGGCAACGCCATTCTGGATCGCAATCAAACCCTGGCTCACCAGCTTGTCTGGGATCATCTGCAAAAGGCCATGGAAACGAAACTGCGCTCACTGCTTGCAGTTCTCGACTAA
- a CDS encoding TIGR01212 family radical SAM protein (This family includes YhcC from E. coli K-12, an uncharacterized radical SAM protein.), with the protein MQRWHTLAAYYNRRYGSRVQKIPLDAGASCPNRDGTLSFSGCTFCNADGSGSGRAKQGDSLLQQWNFWRSIYLRDDPNTRFIAYLQSFSNTYGPSERLQQLLQTIRQLPGCFGIAVGTRPDCLDDEKLDLLAALDCDLWLELGLQTAHDQTLARINRGHSAASAENAVRMAAARGIAVCAHLMAGLPGEGEGHFLQSLDWALSLPISGLKLHNVYVPKGTELARQYAAGQYHPLWRDEYVDLLCAALPRIPSHIVMHRLQSDPAPGELLAPTWATDKRGLLGDLRRALGARELWQGKFCDSPEGCPTVFLSAGCVRSNFARVEYCQSTLPSQK; encoded by the coding sequence ATGCAGCGCTGGCATACTCTGGCCGCTTATTATAATCGACGCTATGGCAGCCGGGTGCAAAAAATTCCACTTGACGCCGGGGCCTCCTGCCCCAACCGCGACGGTACGCTTTCATTTTCCGGCTGCACGTTTTGCAATGCCGATGGGTCCGGCTCGGGCCGTGCAAAACAAGGCGATTCCCTACTGCAACAGTGGAATTTCTGGCGTTCCATATATCTGCGGGACGACCCCAATACGCGCTTTATTGCATACCTGCAATCCTTCTCTAACACGTATGGGCCATCAGAACGCCTGCAACAACTGCTCCAAACGATTCGCCAACTGCCCGGCTGTTTTGGAATTGCCGTGGGAACCCGCCCCGATTGTCTTGATGACGAAAAGCTCGACCTGCTCGCAGCCCTTGATTGCGACCTCTGGCTGGAGCTGGGCTTGCAGACGGCCCATGACCAAACCCTGGCCCGCATTAACCGGGGCCATTCCGCAGCCAGCGCTGAAAATGCCGTGCGCATGGCCGCAGCGCGCGGCATTGCCGTATGCGCTCACCTCATGGCCGGGCTGCCCGGTGAAGGCGAAGGCCATTTTCTGCAAAGTCTGGACTGGGCGCTCTCCCTGCCGATAAGCGGCCTCAAACTGCACAACGTTTACGTGCCCAAGGGGACGGAACTTGCCCGCCAGTACGCCGCAGGCCAGTATCATCCCCTCTGGCGCGATGAATATGTCGACCTTCTCTGCGCCGCCCTGCCGCGCATCCCTTCGCACATTGTCATGCACCGCCTCCAGAGCGACCCAGCCCCCGGTGAACTGCTGGCCCCCACCTGGGCCACGGACAAGCGCGGCCTGCTGGGGGATTTGCGGCGGGCGCTGGGGGCGAGGGAGTTGTGGCAAGGCAAGTTCTGCGACTCCCCTGAGGGGTGTCCGACGGTCTTTTTGAGCGCTGGCTGCGTCAGAAGTAATTTTGCTCGGGTCGAGTACTGTCAGAGTACACTCCCTTCGCAAAAATAA
- a CDS encoding rod shape-determining protein, producing MSKILDFALGLFSNDLAIDLGTANTCVYVKGQGIVLREPSVVAVKKDPRGNNVVLAVGHDAKRMLGRTPGNIWAIRPMKDGVIADFEVTEAMLRHFIAKVHNSRRLVRPRIMICVPTGITQVEKRAVKESAQSAGAREVYLIEEPMAAAIGADLPIQEPTSNMVVDIGGGTTEVAVISLSGIVYSRSVRVGGDKMDEAIMTHVKRKYNMLIGESSAEEIKIKIASAYPLDPEQQIEVKGRDLVTGIPQNIIITSEEVRKAISEQVDSIVQAVRIALEQTPPELAADIVDRGIVLTGGGALLKGLDQLLREETSLPITVVDDPLSTVVVGTGKALDNLHILKEVCID from the coding sequence ATGTCCAAAATTCTGGATTTCGCACTAGGATTGTTTTCCAATGATCTGGCCATTGACCTTGGCACAGCCAACACCTGCGTTTATGTCAAGGGGCAGGGAATTGTGTTGCGCGAGCCCTCGGTGGTCGCGGTCAAAAAAGACCCGCGCGGCAACAATGTAGTTCTTGCCGTTGGGCACGATGCCAAGCGCATGCTGGGCAGAACCCCTGGCAACATCTGGGCTATCCGCCCCATGAAAGACGGCGTTATCGCCGACTTTGAAGTTACCGAGGCCATGCTGCGCCACTTTATCGCCAAGGTTCACAATTCGCGGCGTCTTGTGCGCCCGCGTATCATGATCTGCGTACCTACGGGCATCACCCAGGTGGAAAAGCGCGCCGTGAAAGAGTCGGCCCAGTCCGCTGGCGCACGTGAAGTGTACCTCATCGAAGAACCCATGGCAGCGGCCATCGGCGCGGATCTGCCCATTCAGGAACCCACCTCCAACATGGTGGTGGATATCGGCGGCGGCACCACTGAAGTGGCGGTCATCTCCCTTTCGGGCATTGTGTACTCGCGCTCTGTGCGCGTGGGCGGCGACAAGATGGACGAAGCCATCATGACCCACGTCAAGCGCAAGTATAACATGCTCATCGGTGAATCTTCCGCTGAAGAAATCAAGATCAAGATCGCATCCGCCTACCCGCTCGATCCGGAACAACAGATCGAAGTCAAGGGCCGCGACCTTGTGACGGGTATTCCGCAGAACATTATCATCACCTCTGAAGAAGTGCGCAAAGCCATTTCTGAACAGGTGGACAGCATCGTTCAGGCTGTGCGCATCGCCCTGGAACAGACCCCGCCGGAACTGGCGGCGGATATTGTGGACAGGGGCATTGTGCTCACGGGCGGCGGCGCGCTGCTCAAGGGCCTTGACCAACTGCTGCGCGAAGAAACCTCGTTGCCCATTACGGTTGTGGACGATCCCTTGTCCACGGTTGTGGTGGGTACTGGCAAAGCGCTGGACAACCTGCACATTCTCAAAGAAGTGTGCATCGACTAG
- the mreC gene encoding rod shape-determining protein MreC, with the protein MTLRRLLLLSGILLILFLGMYSWNQRTRVLDDLAAKLGLEITGAVLTPVRSAQDAAETMWDRYFDLVGVREENEALKQKVDELEARLLANGEDLAELKRLRALVQLPVDQTWRPLGARVLSGRMGPNAVLDSITISRGYSTGGRPGTPLVTHLGLVGRVLKASAHSSIVLLLTDPSSRIAVFSQESRAPGILMGMGTGQKLEVNFVQRDAKVKPGEIIITSGLDGKYPKGIPVARVLRVAPSDYTQFMAIKAEPLVDLQHLEEVLLLESTGAPRPLEPSEAPKEFVGPPAPKSATP; encoded by the coding sequence GTGACACTGCGGCGTCTTCTCCTCCTTTCGGGCATTTTGCTCATCCTGTTTCTGGGCATGTACTCCTGGAATCAGCGCACGCGCGTTCTGGATGACCTGGCTGCGAAACTGGGGCTTGAAATCACCGGCGCGGTGCTCACGCCTGTTCGTTCCGCGCAGGACGCTGCGGAAACCATGTGGGATCGCTACTTTGACCTTGTGGGCGTGCGTGAAGAAAACGAAGCCCTCAAGCAAAAGGTGGACGAGCTTGAAGCGCGCCTGCTTGCCAATGGTGAAGACCTGGCCGAGCTCAAACGCCTGCGCGCACTGGTGCAACTGCCGGTAGACCAGACATGGCGCCCCCTTGGCGCCCGCGTTCTTTCCGGCCGCATGGGCCCCAACGCCGTTCTTGACAGCATCACCATCAGCCGGGGTTACAGCACGGGCGGGCGGCCGGGCACGCCGCTGGTTACCCACCTTGGCTTGGTTGGCCGCGTTCTCAAGGCCAGCGCCCACAGTTCCATTGTGTTGCTCCTCACTGATCCCAGCAGCCGCATAGCCGTTTTTTCGCAAGAAAGCCGGGCTCCCGGCATCCTCATGGGCATGGGCACGGGCCAAAAGCTTGAAGTCAACTTTGTGCAGCGCGATGCCAAGGTCAAGCCAGGCGAAATAATCATCACCTCCGGTCTGGACGGCAAGTACCCCAAGGGCATACCCGTGGCGCGCGTACTGCGCGTGGCTCCTTCGGACTACACCCAGTTCATGGCCATCAAGGCTGAACCGCTGGTTGACCTGCAACACCTTGAAGAAGTGCTGCTGCTCGAATCCACCGGCGCGCCCCGCCCGCTGGAACCCAGCGAAGCTCCCAAAGAATTCGTCGGCCCGCCCGCGCCCAAAAGCGCCACGCCATGA
- the mrdA gene encoding penicillin-binding protein 2: protein MIRKTDNTSLLAHKDKAQHKGIRSWLKIQVESEGYQPPRAGAILLQVLVGLMFFVLVVRFWYLQVHRGEEFARQAQDNRLRIERIFAPRGRIMDDKGKVLADNRTAYGLSIVREDCHDIPATLAQISEWSGIPLQQVWDKFRQDRFKVKPFEPLLLITDIDFDLVARIESEIHEWPGLEIVVRTKRSYPEKELFAHILGYVAEANEQEMAADSALAMGDLVGKQGLELELEKQLRGRKGLYDVEVDAHARVLGKTLRDEPRGGHEIHLSLDAGLQKAAWDALGGEAGCIVVMEPDSGKLRALVTSPAYDNNLFAAGISQRDWDALRTNNRFPLQNRVIQSVYPPGSVWKLVMATMLLEKGVNPRESVFCPGQVKLGNQIFRCWKRGGHGSEDLVHALIDSCDVYFYLMGDRLGIDKLEEFAKACGFGRPTGIDLPHEKSGLVPSRDWKRRRFGRPWTRGETYNVSIGQGYTLVTPVQVAVFVSALLNGGDLLKPQLVDDATREVRGRVPAKPETLKFVVEAMRRTANGGTAKVVGRKDADMGGKTGTAQVVKLKMAAGDRRLKMSEMEYAQRDHAWIATWGVKDGKTYVVIVMVEHGGGGSSVAGPVARKVYDYLFGPDPNAPMIVLPAPTAAVAPPD from the coding sequence ATGATCAGGAAAACTGACAATACCTCGCTGCTGGCGCACAAAGACAAGGCGCAGCATAAGGGCATTCGCTCCTGGCTCAAGATTCAGGTCGAGAGCGAAGGCTATCAGCCGCCGCGCGCTGGCGCAATCCTGCTTCAGGTTCTTGTGGGTCTGATGTTTTTTGTGCTTGTGGTGCGCTTCTGGTATTTGCAGGTACACAGAGGCGAAGAATTTGCGCGTCAGGCGCAGGACAACCGCCTGCGCATCGAGCGCATCTTTGCCCCTCGCGGGCGCATCATGGACGATAAGGGCAAGGTGCTGGCCGACAACCGTACCGCATACGGCCTTTCCATCGTGCGCGAAGACTGCCACGACATCCCGGCCACCCTGGCCCAGATAAGCGAATGGTCGGGCATTCCCCTCCAGCAGGTCTGGGACAAGTTCCGTCAGGATCGCTTCAAGGTCAAACCCTTTGAGCCTCTGCTGCTCATCACCGATATCGACTTTGACCTTGTGGCCCGCATTGAATCCGAGATTCACGAATGGCCGGGGCTTGAAATTGTGGTGCGCACCAAGCGCAGCTACCCCGAGAAGGAGCTTTTCGCCCATATTCTTGGCTACGTGGCAGAAGCCAACGAGCAGGAAATGGCCGCGGACAGCGCCCTTGCCATGGGCGATCTGGTAGGCAAGCAGGGGCTGGAACTGGAGCTGGAAAAGCAGTTGCGGGGCCGCAAGGGCCTGTACGATGTCGAGGTTGACGCCCACGCCCGGGTGCTTGGCAAAACCCTGCGTGATGAACCGCGCGGCGGGCACGAAATACATCTTTCGCTTGATGCGGGCCTGCAAAAGGCCGCCTGGGACGCCCTCGGCGGCGAGGCTGGCTGCATCGTGGTCATGGAGCCGGACAGCGGCAAACTGCGCGCCCTGGTAACATCCCCGGCCTACGACAACAATCTTTTTGCTGCGGGCATTTCGCAACGCGACTGGGACGCACTGCGCACCAATAACCGCTTTCCCTTGCAGAACCGCGTTATCCAGAGCGTCTACCCCCCAGGTTCCGTATGGAAGCTGGTTATGGCCACCATGCTGCTTGAAAAGGGCGTCAACCCGCGTGAAAGCGTGTTCTGCCCTGGTCAGGTCAAGCTGGGCAACCAGATTTTCCGCTGCTGGAAGCGTGGCGGGCACGGCTCGGAAGACCTCGTGCACGCGCTCATCGACTCCTGCGACGTCTATTTCTACCTCATGGGTGACCGCCTGGGCATTGACAAGTTGGAAGAATTCGCCAAGGCTTGTGGATTCGGGCGGCCTACAGGCATTGACCTGCCGCACGAAAAATCGGGCCTTGTGCCTTCGCGCGACTGGAAACGGCGGCGTTTTGGGCGCCCGTGGACGCGCGGTGAAACCTACAACGTGTCCATCGGCCAGGGCTACACTCTGGTGACGCCGGTGCAGGTGGCCGTATTTGTTTCGGCTCTGCTCAACGGCGGCGATCTGCTCAAGCCCCAGCTTGTGGATGACGCCACCCGCGAAGTGCGGGGTCGCGTACCCGCCAAGCCTGAGACGCTCAAGTTTGTGGTGGAGGCCATGCGCCGCACTGCCAACGGCGGCACAGCCAAGGTTGTGGGCCGCAAGGATGCCGACATGGGCGGCAAAACAGGCACGGCGCAGGTGGTCAAGCTCAAGATGGCTGCGGGCGACCGCCGCCTGAAAATGTCAGAGATGGAATACGCCCAGCGAGACCACGCATGGATTGCCACCTGGGGAGTTAAAGACGGCAAAACCTATGTGGTTATTGTCATGGTAGAACACGGCGGCGGCGGTTCAAGCGTGGCTGGCCCTGTGGCCCGCAAGGTTTACGACTATCTTTTCGGGCCTGATCCTAACGCGCCCATGATCGTGTTGCCTGCCCCAACCGCAGCCGTAGCCCCCCCGGACTAG